One window from the genome of Chiloscyllium plagiosum isolate BGI_BamShark_2017 chromosome 31, ASM401019v2, whole genome shotgun sequence encodes:
- the lsm4 gene encoding U6 snRNA-associated Sm-like protein LSm4 codes for MLVELKNGETYNGHLVSCDNWMNINLREVICTSRDGDKFWKMPECYIRGSTIKYLRIPDEIIDMVKEEVLSKGRGRGIQQQKQQQQQKGRGAGGAAGRGVFGGRGRGVAGVNRGQEKKPGKLSGLKKP; via the exons ATG CTTGTGGAGCTGAAGAATGGAGAAACATACAATGGTCATCTGGTCAGCTGTGACAACTGGATGAATATCAACCTGCGGGAGGTCATTTGTACATCCAGG GACGGGGATAAGTTCTGGAAGATGCCGGAATGTTACATTCGTGGCAGCACCATCAAGTATCTCCGCATCCCAGATGAAATCATCGACATGGTGAAAGAGGAGGTACTGTCGAAGGGCCGAGGACGTGGCATTCAGCAACAgaagcaacagcaacaacagaaaGGCCGGGGTGCAGGTGGCGCAGCTGGCAGAG GTGTGTTTGGTGGGCGTGGACGTGGAGTGGCCGGAGTAAACAGAGGACAAGAGAAGAAACCAGGAAAGTTATCAGGACTGAAAAAACCATGA